In uncultured Desulfuromusa sp., a genomic segment contains:
- a CDS encoding rubredoxin — translation MRYICTCCGYIYDPEKGDQMNKVSPGVEFEDLPESWVCPLCYAERDKFDPLD, via the coding sequence ATGCGTTATATCTGCACTTGTTGCGGTTACATCTATGACCCGGAAAAAGGCGATCAAATGAATAAGGTATCGCCGGGAGTTGAGTTTGAAGATTTGCCGGAGAGCTGGGTTTGCCCTCTTTGCTATGCCGAACGCGATAAATTTGATCCTTTGGATTAA
- a CDS encoding HDOD domain-containing protein, with protein MSSDPIQLMIEKEIALPSPPAVAVQILNAVQKEEAALCDLVKIISADPALTGKMLQIANSSFYALKNKVSSIDRALSVMGTNVIKNIALSFVIATDFRGEKQSNFNFDSYWRRSVTAAVAADLLSQQLGQKDDDIFVTALLQDIGMLVLFMNKKCAYSDLLQEASLSAAPLSDLERHHYSFDHQQVGAVLTRKWGLPESISMPIGYHHKPDSASENNCKTAAILQFSDKLSNIYHETNSAEKARLLQDELAEYFSIGAEETRKLLDDVAAKSIEILKTFEIEPGDMKPYSQMLQEANDELGKLNLSYEQLVIELKEAKEKSDRLTQELKDINLRLNDLAYYDALTGLFNHRYFQDSLNSELTRAIRYHSSFSLIFFDIDFFKKVNDTFGHPAGDQVLKNVAKEVKKTVRPSDIVARYGGEEFVVILPETDMTGVKVFAARLRRCVEGIITEEDNQQIMVTISLGGTTFDPERPETTKDTLIQTADRALYMSKQNGRNQVTILAAERTPSTCKL; from the coding sequence ATGAGTTCAGACCCAATACAACTCATGATAGAAAAAGAGATTGCTCTCCCTTCTCCCCCGGCAGTTGCGGTACAAATTCTCAATGCAGTACAAAAAGAAGAAGCAGCTCTCTGTGATCTGGTAAAAATCATTTCCGCAGACCCTGCACTCACCGGTAAAATGCTGCAAATTGCCAATTCCAGCTTTTATGCTCTTAAAAACAAGGTCTCCAGTATCGACCGTGCACTGTCAGTTATGGGAACCAATGTTATTAAAAACATTGCATTGTCATTTGTTATTGCCACCGACTTTCGTGGAGAAAAACAGTCAAACTTTAATTTTGACAGTTATTGGCGGCGCTCAGTCACTGCTGCCGTTGCTGCAGATCTCTTGTCGCAACAGTTGGGCCAAAAAGATGATGACATCTTTGTGACTGCATTGCTTCAAGATATTGGCATGCTGGTTCTTTTTATGAACAAAAAATGTGCTTATAGTGATCTTCTTCAGGAAGCGTCTCTATCTGCGGCCCCTCTTTCAGACCTTGAGCGTCATCATTACAGCTTTGATCATCAGCAGGTTGGAGCTGTTTTGACCCGCAAATGGGGTCTGCCTGAATCCATTTCCATGCCAATCGGTTATCATCACAAACCAGATTCAGCTTCGGAGAACAACTGTAAAACTGCCGCCATTCTTCAATTCTCAGATAAGCTGTCGAATATTTATCATGAAACCAATAGCGCTGAGAAAGCCCGTTTACTTCAAGACGAGCTGGCTGAATATTTTTCTATCGGGGCAGAAGAAACACGCAAGCTTCTTGATGATGTTGCCGCGAAAAGTATCGAAATTTTAAAAACTTTTGAAATCGAACCGGGTGACATGAAACCTTATTCGCAGATGCTACAAGAAGCGAATGATGAACTCGGGAAGTTGAACCTTTCATACGAACAGTTGGTCATTGAACTGAAAGAAGCCAAGGAAAAATCAGACCGACTCACTCAAGAGCTTAAAGATATAAATTTGCGTCTCAATGATCTTGCTTATTATGATGCCCTGACCGGTTTATTCAATCATCGATATTTTCAAGATAGCCTCAACAGCGAACTGACAAGAGCCATCAGATATCATTCTTCTTTTTCTCTGATTTTTTTTGACATTGATTTTTTCAAAAAAGTCAACGACACCTTCGGTCATCCCGCCGGAGATCAGGTTTTAAAAAATGTGGCAAAAGAAGTTAAAAAAACTGTCCGTCCGAGTGACATTGTTGCTCGCTATGGAGGCGAAGAATTTGTCGTCATTTTGCCGGAAACCGATATGACCGGTGTCAAAGTTTTTGCAGCGCGGCTACGGCGTTGTGTTGAAGGCATTATAACCGAAGAAGACAATCAACAGATCATGGTCACAATCAGTCTGGGGGGAACAACTTTTGATCCGGAACGACCGGAAACCACCAAGGATACGCTCATTCAAACCGCTGATCGCGCCCTCTACATGTCAAAGCAGAACGGCCGCAATCAGGTGACTATTCTGGCGGCAGAGCGGACACCTTCAACCTGTAAATTATAA
- a CDS encoding vitamin B12 dependent-methionine synthase activation domain-containing protein, protein MKASVASLYQAVELQQEIPPLLIGERCNPNGSKAFKEALLAEDWDACLKVALDQEARGAQVLDLCVAYAGRDEAADMLQLAKLFAGSCKAPLMFDSTSPDTLEQVLPLYPGRAIINSINLEDGGANLDRICRLAKKYGAAVVALTINLEGMALTCEKKLAVAKNIYALAVDKHGLRPQDILFDLLTFTVGSGDETMRDAAIETLKAIKLVKEELPGVGFTLGISNISFGLRPAARKVLNSIFLHEAVDAGLNTAIVDAAKVLPYASISEEDRKVCFDLLFNRHPEALMDFIDHFEQVVDQDENDENESLKFEELLHQKILKGDKEGLEDLLTTLRGRWQPLDIINNLLVPAMREVGELFGRGDLLLPFVLQSAEAMKQSVALLEPYMEKLEDEGKTSILLATVAGDVHDIGKNLVDIILTNNGYKVHNIGIKVPAEEIISKAKELQVDVVGLSGLLVKSALLMKDNLNQFTAAGLKQPVLLGGAALTTKFVAVDCVPSYHQQVIYCADAFAGLKAIREFEAGKLTSTQWEESSVAKNRPSPQHEVLDRSFNPPSVPFVGRKLMADINAETIFSYLNEAALFRGRWGYRRGKMSKEEYAELNEKTVLPLFKRLKEQSLAEGWLQPQVTYGYFDCASDGDQLLVDSDSGTKVFSFPRQVNAPGLCIADYFRTVEEGGDKVGFFVVTIGPQLALKTQDLYEADSYHDYLMLHGLGVELTDALAEYWHEQMRIEMGIQQERGSVEAYVAQGYQGSRYGFGYPSCPDMGAHQPLFELLTPGEIGVSLTESYEMVPEMTTSAIVAHHPQAKYFAV, encoded by the coding sequence ATGAAAGCTTCCGTAGCCAGCCTTTATCAGGCTGTTGAACTGCAACAGGAAATTCCTCCCTTATTAATTGGTGAGCGCTGTAATCCCAATGGTTCCAAAGCTTTTAAAGAAGCGTTGTTGGCTGAGGATTGGGATGCCTGCCTTAAAGTTGCTCTGGATCAGGAAGCACGCGGCGCTCAGGTTCTTGATCTTTGTGTTGCCTATGCCGGTCGAGATGAAGCAGCAGATATGTTGCAGCTGGCCAAACTGTTTGCCGGATCCTGCAAAGCTCCGTTGATGTTTGATTCAACCAGCCCGGATACCCTGGAGCAGGTGTTGCCGCTTTATCCTGGTCGAGCCATTATTAATTCGATCAACCTTGAAGATGGCGGAGCCAACCTGGATCGGATTTGTCGTTTGGCAAAAAAATATGGCGCAGCAGTTGTTGCTTTGACAATTAATCTGGAGGGGATGGCGCTCACCTGCGAAAAAAAACTGGCTGTGGCTAAGAACATTTATGCTCTGGCGGTTGATAAGCATGGTTTGAGGCCTCAAGATATCCTTTTTGATCTGCTCACATTCACGGTTGGTTCCGGTGATGAAACCATGCGTGATGCGGCAATTGAGACCCTGAAAGCCATCAAACTGGTCAAGGAAGAACTTCCGGGTGTTGGTTTTACTTTGGGAATCAGTAATATCAGTTTTGGTTTGCGGCCTGCTGCACGTAAAGTTCTGAATTCAATTTTTCTGCATGAAGCTGTAGACGCGGGATTGAATACCGCGATTGTTGATGCCGCTAAGGTCCTCCCCTATGCAAGTATCAGTGAAGAAGACCGTAAAGTTTGTTTTGATCTCTTGTTTAATCGGCATCCGGAAGCCTTGATGGATTTTATTGACCATTTTGAACAGGTGGTCGATCAGGATGAAAATGATGAAAATGAATCGCTTAAATTCGAAGAACTTTTACATCAGAAAATTCTAAAAGGAGACAAGGAGGGGCTGGAAGATTTATTGACGACCTTGCGGGGGCGCTGGCAGCCATTGGATATTATCAATAACCTGCTGGTGCCGGCAATGCGTGAAGTCGGTGAACTGTTTGGTCGTGGAGATCTGTTGTTGCCTTTTGTTCTGCAGTCCGCAGAAGCGATGAAGCAGAGTGTTGCTTTACTCGAACCTTACATGGAAAAACTTGAAGATGAAGGGAAAACATCCATATTGCTGGCGACAGTTGCGGGTGATGTTCATGATATAGGCAAGAATCTGGTTGATATTATTCTCACGAATAATGGTTACAAAGTTCATAATATCGGGATCAAGGTTCCGGCAGAAGAGATTATTTCAAAGGCTAAAGAGCTACAGGTCGATGTGGTCGGGCTGTCTGGACTTTTGGTGAAGTCAGCTCTATTGATGAAAGATAATCTTAATCAGTTTACAGCTGCTGGACTGAAGCAACCGGTATTACTCGGGGGGGCGGCATTAACGACAAAGTTTGTTGCTGTTGATTGTGTCCCTAGCTACCATCAGCAAGTTATTTATTGCGCTGATGCCTTTGCCGGTTTGAAGGCGATTCGCGAATTTGAAGCAGGAAAACTGACATCCACGCAATGGGAAGAGAGCAGCGTCGCTAAAAATCGTCCCAGCCCGCAGCATGAAGTTTTAGATAGATCGTTCAACCCTCCATCCGTTCCTTTTGTCGGTCGTAAGCTGATGGCCGATATTAATGCTGAAACCATATTCAGTTATCTCAACGAAGCAGCTTTATTTAGAGGCCGCTGGGGATACCGCCGGGGGAAAATGTCAAAAGAAGAATATGCCGAGTTGAACGAAAAAACGGTGCTTCCATTGTTTAAACGTTTAAAGGAACAGTCTTTGGCCGAGGGTTGGTTGCAGCCGCAGGTGACCTATGGCTATTTTGATTGTGCCAGTGACGGTGATCAATTGCTCGTTGACAGTGACTCCGGCACCAAGGTTTTCAGTTTCCCACGCCAGGTGAATGCTCCCGGTCTCTGTATCGCAGATTATTTTCGCACCGTCGAAGAAGGTGGAGACAAAGTTGGCTTTTTTGTGGTCACTATTGGCCCTCAATTGGCGTTAAAAACCCAAGACCTGTACGAAGCGGATAGTTATCATGATTATCTGATGTTGCATGGTCTTGGAGTTGAGTTAACGGATGCTCTGGCGGAATACTGGCATGAGCAGATGCGTATTGAAATGGGGATCCAACAGGAGCGTGGCAGTGTTGAAGCTTATGTCGCTCAAGGCTACCAAGGCTCGCGCTACGGGTTTGGTTATCCTTCCTGCCCGGATATGGGAGCACATCAACCCTTGTTTGAGCTGTTGACGCCCGGAGAGATAGGAGTCAGTTTGACCGAATCTTATGAAATGGTTCCGGAAATGACGACCTCGGCGATTGTTGCACATCATCCACAGGCAAAATATTTTGCAGTATAA
- a CDS encoding homocysteine S-methyltransferase family protein: MTFSEQPLLIFDGACGTSLQLMNITEADWSGCEGCNEILNLSAPDHIVNFHKSMLDAGAMVLETDTFGASRVVLAEYGLQDKVKDINTCAVENARRAISGRENKYVAGSVGPGTKLPSLGHIEVAELAAATREQVEALLEAGVDCLIVETCQDLLQTKTALVAAFEALEHFRKPVPVMASVTIEQQGTMLVGSDIAAVVATLEPFPLFSLGLNCATGPQDMMSHVKYLSENWPKRISVIPNQGLPEVVNGQTHYPLSPEDYAEQMYQFVVNQGVSIVGGCCGTSPAHIQALVKRLEGVKPVKREVSK, encoded by the coding sequence ATGACTTTTTCTGAACAGCCGCTGCTTATTTTTGATGGTGCTTGTGGAACCAGCTTGCAGTTGATGAATATTACTGAAGCTGATTGGTCCGGGTGTGAAGGATGCAATGAGATTCTTAACCTGTCTGCACCGGATCATATTGTGAATTTTCATAAAAGTATGCTTGACGCCGGAGCTATGGTGCTGGAAACGGATACTTTTGGTGCTTCACGGGTTGTTCTGGCTGAGTATGGCTTACAGGATAAAGTTAAAGATATTAATACCTGCGCAGTAGAAAATGCACGGCGGGCGATTTCCGGCAGAGAAAATAAATATGTTGCCGGCTCGGTCGGACCTGGCACTAAACTGCCTTCTCTGGGACATATCGAAGTTGCCGAGCTTGCTGCGGCAACACGGGAGCAGGTTGAAGCTCTGTTGGAGGCTGGTGTTGACTGCCTGATTGTGGAAACCTGTCAGGATCTGTTGCAAACCAAAACGGCTCTGGTTGCAGCATTTGAAGCTTTGGAGCATTTCAGAAAACCTGTTCCAGTGATGGCTTCAGTGACGATTGAGCAGCAGGGAACCATGCTGGTCGGTTCTGATATTGCAGCAGTCGTTGCTACTCTTGAGCCATTCCCGCTGTTTTCTCTTGGCCTTAACTGTGCGACTGGCCCTCAGGATATGATGTCGCATGTTAAATATTTAAGTGAAAACTGGCCTAAGCGTATTTCAGTGATCCCTAATCAGGGGCTTCCGGAAGTGGTGAATGGTCAAACCCACTATCCCTTAAGCCCTGAAGATTATGCGGAGCAGATGTACCAATTTGTTGTGAACCAGGGGGTGAGTATTGTTGGCGGTTGTTGTGGAACCAGCCCTGCCCATATTCAAGCTTTGGTCAAACGACTAGAAGGCGTCAAACCTGTGAAACGGGAGGTGAGCAAATGA